The Longimicrobiaceae bacterium sequence TGATCCGTCCGCCCGCAGTGGCGTGCTCCGCGCTCTCCGAAGCGCGCAGCTCCAGGCGCACGGATCGGCCGAGACGCCGTTCGAGCGCGACCTCCAGCGGCCGTCGCGAGGACGACTTTCCGAGCCGGTCGAGCAGCGGCGACCCGGGAGGGACGTGCACGGCGATGGTGTCAGCGGACGCCAGCTCCAGTCGGGCGGCGCGGAGCATGAGGCTGGTGCCGGTGGGCACGCCTTCACCCTCCTCCAGCACGCTACGCCAGGCAACGCGCACCTTGCTCAGTTCGAGCGGGACGTCTGCCGCGGATCGCCCGCCGGGCTCCGCCTCCCTCTCCGGCGCAGGGCCCGTCGAAAAATCCGCTGCAGGAGTGGACGATGCCCCCGCCGTCGCGGCCGGAGCGTCAGGCGCGGGCTCGCGACCGCCGCCCTGGTGCCGGTCATCGTCCCGGGTCGATGAGACGCGGGAGGACGAAGCCCGGGAATCAGCGGCCCTCCCCCCCGTATCCCTTGCCGGCGCCACTACCGCCGGCGTCATCGATGTGGGAGGAGTATCGGCAGGGGCGGGCGGCGGCTGGTCAGGAGGTGCCGCCCGCCCCCACCCGGGGTTTGCGGCACCCTCCGCGGGGCGGCCCCCGCCGTCTCCACCGACTCCGCCCAAGGCGCGCAGCACATCCTCCAGCTCCACCGTGGCGTCCATGAAGCTGAAGCGCAGCAGGAGTAGCTCGATCAGGATCCGCTGCTGGCCGCTCTTGCGGAACCTCCCGTCGGCGTCGAGCTCCGCCACCTGCGAGAGCATGCGGAGCAGGTCACCCGGCGCGAACCGCTCCGCTCGCCCGCGGTAGGCCTCACGCAGCTCCGGACGAACCTCCACCCCCTGCTCGTTGCCGAGACGGATCATCAGCAGTGCGCGCAGGAAGTCCGCCAGGCCGCGGTAGAACTCCGCCAGGTCGTGCCCCGCGTCCAGCAGACGGCCGACGTAGGCGAAGACCTCGGCGTGGCGACGGCCGGCGATGATGTCCATGAGCTCGAGGTAGAGCTCGTCGGCGACCAACCCCAGCACCCGCGCCACATCCTGCGCCGTGGGAGCGCCCTCCGTGAAGGAGAGGACCTGGTCGAGAAGCGACAGCGCATCGCGCATTCCCCCGTCCGCCTTCTGCGCGATGGGGAGCAGCACGTCATCGCTGGCCTCGATTCCTTCGCCGCGCAGCACCTCCCGCATGCGCGCCAGCAGGTCCATCGTGCCGATGCGATGGAAGTCGAAGCGCTGGCAGCGGGAGAGGATCGGCGGCGCAGCCTGCTGGATCTTCTGCGGCTCGGTGGTGGCAAAGACGAAGATCACCCGCGGCGGCGGCTCCTCGAGGATCTTGAGGAGCGCGTTCCACGCCTCGCGGGTGAGCATGTGCGCCTCGTCGATGATGTAGACCTTGTAGCGATCCTCCTCCGAAGGGGCATACATCGCCCGCTCTCGCAGGTCCCGGGCGTCGTCGACACCCCGGTTGGAGGCCGCGTCGATCTCGACCACGTCGAACGAGGTCTTGCCCGCCCAGATCTTCTCACAGGATTCACAGACGCCGCACGGCTCCCCTTCGGGGCTCCGCTGAGGGCAGTTCAGCGCCATCGCGAGCACGCGCGCCAGGGTGGTCTTCCCTACCCCGCGGGGACCGCAGAAGAGGTAGGCGTGCGCAACCCTGCCGCGCTCCACTGCCGAGCGCAGCGTGGCCGAGACGTGTTCCTGCGTCGCCACTTCCGAGAAGCGGCGCGGGCGGTACGTGCGTGCGAGGGCGGTACGGGACAACGGTACTCCGGGGTTGGAAGCGAAATGCCAGAAGCCTGAGCCAGGAAGTCTCCACCGGAGAGGCGGACCGAGCCCCTGATCAATATTCTCGGCCGCGCCCTCCGGATTGATATCGAATCCTATACTCCCCAGGCGTCCTCGAGGTGCTCGACGCGCGGAGAGGTGTCTGGGGCGAAGGTGATCGCTATGGCATCGAACCGGTACACCTCACCGGCGCGACCGTGCGCGGCGATCCAGGCGTCCGCCACGGCGGCGATCTCTCGCTGCTTGTGACGGGTGATGGCCTCCAGAGGATGGCCGAAGCGGCCGCTGCGCCGGGTCTTCACCTCGACGAACGCGACGACCTCGCCGCGACGCGCGACGAGGTCGACCTCCCTCCGCCCGACCCGGTAGTTGCGGTCCAGGATCTGCCAGCCCTCCGCCTCCAGCCGCTCGGCCGCCAGCGCTTCGCCCCGGTCACCGAGGGGGCTGCCCATGACGGCGAGTCAGTCGCCGGCGCTGGCGGGTGCGGCGATCGGGGCGGCGAGCTCCCGGCCGATGGCGCGCGCGATCGCGTCGATCTGGCGCACGAGGTCCCGGAACTGCTCCGGGTAGAGCGACTGCGCTCCGTCCGAGAGGGCGTGCTCCGGATCGGGGTGCACCTCCACGATCAGGCCGTCGGCGCCCGCCGCCACGGCAGCGCGCGCCATCGGGATCACCTTCGAGCGGATGCCCGTACCGTGGCTGGGATCGGCAATGATGGGGAGGTGCGAGAGCGACTTGACCACCGGTATGGCCGTGAGGTCGAGCAGGTTACGGGTGTGGGTATCGAAGCCCCGGACCCCGCGTTCGCAGAGGATGACCTGCCCGTTCCCTTCCGCCAGCAGGTACTCCGCCGAGAGGAGCAGGTCCTTGATGGTCGCGGCCATGCCGCGCTTCAGCAGCACCGGTTTCCCTGCCCGACCCGCGCGCCGCAGCAGCGAGAAATTCTGCATGTTGCGGGCGCCGATCTGCACAATGTCCGCGTACTCCGCGACCAGCTCCAGGCTCTCGGAGTCCATCGCCTCGGTAACGATGGCGAGGCCCGTCTCTTCCCGGGCCCGGGCGAGCAATTGCAGTCCGCGCTCCCCCAGCCCCTGGAACGAGTAGGGCGACGTGCGAGGCTTGAACGCTCCCCCGCGCAGAACGTTGGCGCCCGCTTCGCGCAGCTGGTGCGCGATGCCGATGATCTGCTCCTCCGACTCCACCGAGCAGGGACCGGCCATCAGCACCACTTCCTCACCGCCGATGCGCACGCCATTCGTCAGCTCGATCACCGTCGGCTCCTCCCGCCACTCGCGGGAGACCTGCTTGTACGGCTGCGAGACGTGGATGATCTCCAGAACGCCCGGAAGCGCCTCCAGGCGAGCGGCGTCCACCTTTCCGTCGTTGCCGATCAGCCCGACGGCGGTGCGCTGCTTCCCGGGAATCGGCGCGGCCTCGTAGCCCATCTCCCGGATAGTGTCAACGACCGCTTGGATCTCCTCCGCGGTCGCGCTGTGTGCCATGACGACGAGCATGCTGCAAATCCTTCCGGTGAGGCAGCCTTACAGGGGTCGAGGCAATGTAACATCCTCACGCGGACGGGGACCAGCGCCGC is a genomic window containing:
- the dnaX gene encoding DNA polymerase III subunit gamma/tau, with translation MSRTALARTYRPRRFSEVATQEHVSATLRSAVERGRVAHAYLFCGPRGVGKTTLARVLAMALNCPQRSPEGEPCGVCESCEKIWAGKTSFDVVEIDAASNRGVDDARDLRERAMYAPSEEDRYKVYIIDEAHMLTREAWNALLKILEEPPPRVIFVFATTEPQKIQQAAPPILSRCQRFDFHRIGTMDLLARMREVLRGEGIEASDDVLLPIAQKADGGMRDALSLLDQVLSFTEGAPTAQDVARVLGLVADELYLELMDIIAGRRHAEVFAYVGRLLDAGHDLAEFYRGLADFLRALLMIRLGNEQGVEVRPELREAYRGRAERFAPGDLLRMLSQVAELDADGRFRKSGQQRILIELLLLRFSFMDATVELEDVLRALGGVGGDGGGRPAEGAANPGWGRAAPPDQPPPAPADTPPTSMTPAVVAPARDTGGRAADSRASSSRVSSTRDDDRHQGGGREPAPDAPAATAGASSTPAADFSTGPAPEREAEPGGRSAADVPLELSKVRVAWRSVLEEGEGVPTGTSLMLRAARLELASADTIAVHVPPGSPLLDRLGKSSSRRPLEVALERRLGRSVRLELRASESAEHATAGGRITAETARQERLRRLVEEEPLLAAAVQEWDLELID
- a CDS encoding YraN family protein yields the protein MGSPLGDRGEALAAERLEAEGWQILDRNYRVGRREVDLVARRGEVVAFVEVKTRRSGRFGHPLEAITRHKQREIAAVADAWIAAHGRAGEVYRFDAIAITFAPDTSPRVEHLEDAWGV
- the aroF gene encoding 3-deoxy-7-phosphoheptulonate synthase, whose translation is MLVVMAHSATAEEIQAVVDTIREMGYEAAPIPGKQRTAVGLIGNDGKVDAARLEALPGVLEIIHVSQPYKQVSREWREEPTVIELTNGVRIGGEEVVLMAGPCSVESEEQIIGIAHQLREAGANVLRGGAFKPRTSPYSFQGLGERGLQLLARAREETGLAIVTEAMDSESLELVAEYADIVQIGARNMQNFSLLRRAGRAGKPVLLKRGMAATIKDLLLSAEYLLAEGNGQVILCERGVRGFDTHTRNLLDLTAIPVVKSLSHLPIIADPSHGTGIRSKVIPMARAAVAAGADGLIVEVHPDPEHALSDGAQSLYPEQFRDLVRQIDAIARAIGRELAAPIAAPASAGD